The Poriferisphaera corsica DNA segment AAGCGTGGGAGGATGAGAGATCGGAAATCGAGCATGAGGGAATTTGCTAAGGGCATGACGGACATGTAGGAGCCGTGGCCGCCTGCGGAACAGAGGAAGCCGACGATCTTCTCGGTCCATGCTTTACCTGTAAGTTCGATAAGATTCTTTGCTGCAGCGTTTGCGTCGTAGTTATAGATGGGAATCGCAAGGAGGACGGCGTCGGCGGCTGTAATGGCATCTGTGAGTTTTTGGATGGAAGGGTGAGCGTAGGCAGATGAGGCGTCACAGAAAGGGATGTCCCATTCTCGGAGATCGAGGAGGGTTGTGTCGATATTAAGATGC contains these protein-coding regions:
- a CDS encoding NADPH-dependent FMN reductase, which translates into the protein MSSMNTLIISCSLNPKSRSAILAQHASDILTHLNIDTTLLDLREWDIPFCDASSAYAHPSIQKLTDAITAADAVLLAIPIYNYDANAAAKNLIELTGKAWTEKIVGFLCSAGGHGSYMSVMPLANSLMLDFRSLILPRFVYALESNINHPDPTNLDAAPIASSIDPHIDDRIRELCSDLIRLTHGWIQPHPMPHAHKKSNRESL